In Micromonospora purpureochromogenes, a single window of DNA contains:
- a CDS encoding anhydro-N-acetylmuramic acid kinase, producing MKIVGLMSGTSYDGVDVVAAEFTTDGDTLRMRPLGHRGLDYDEALRESIGALLPPAATTIEAVCRLDNALGEVFAAAAALGVELAGGRADLVVSPGQTVFHWVEGGTTRGTLQLGAPARVAARVGVPVLADLRSADVAAGGQGAPLVPAFDALLLDAAGGPRAALNLGGIANLTVVAAGAPVLGYDVGPANALLDAAARRLLGRPCDLDGARAAAGRVHGGLLAALLAEPYYAAPPPKSTGKELFHAGYLDDRLAALGEPVAPDDVLATLTELTARTVAAACDRHRVTEVVAAGGGVRNRTLLGRLAALGAGRWRLRITDELGVPAQAKEAYAFALLGWLSWHGLPGAIPSVTGARRAAVLGAWTPAGPPHGATPPAPPRRLVVVP from the coding sequence ATGAAGATCGTCGGGTTGATGTCCGGCACCTCGTACGACGGGGTGGACGTGGTCGCCGCCGAGTTCACCACCGACGGCGACACCCTGCGGATGCGTCCGCTCGGGCACCGGGGGCTGGACTACGACGAGGCCCTGCGCGAGTCGATCGGCGCGCTGCTGCCCCCGGCGGCCACCACGATCGAGGCGGTCTGCCGGCTGGACAACGCCCTCGGCGAGGTCTTCGCCGCCGCCGCCGCGCTCGGGGTCGAGCTGGCCGGCGGGCGGGCCGACCTGGTGGTCTCGCCCGGCCAGACCGTCTTCCACTGGGTCGAGGGCGGCACCACCCGGGGCACCCTCCAGCTCGGCGCGCCGGCGCGGGTGGCCGCCCGGGTCGGCGTACCCGTGCTGGCGGACCTGCGCTCGGCGGACGTCGCCGCCGGCGGTCAGGGCGCGCCGCTGGTCCCGGCCTTCGACGCGCTGCTGCTCGACGCGGCCGGCGGGCCCCGGGCCGCGCTCAACCTGGGCGGCATCGCCAACCTCACCGTCGTCGCCGCGGGCGCGCCGGTCCTCGGGTACGACGTCGGCCCGGCCAACGCGCTGCTCGACGCGGCGGCCCGGCGGCTCCTCGGCCGCCCCTGCGACCTCGACGGCGCCCGCGCGGCCGCCGGCCGGGTGCACGGCGGCCTGCTGGCCGCGCTGCTCGCCGAGCCGTACTACGCCGCACCGCCCCCCAAGAGCACCGGCAAGGAGCTCTTCCACGCCGGCTACCTGGACGACCGGCTGGCCGCGCTGGGCGAGCCGGTGGCCCCGGACGACGTGCTGGCCACCCTGACCGAGCTGACCGCCCGCACGGTCGCCGCCGCGTGCGACCGGCACCGGGTCACCGAGGTGGTCGCCGCCGGCGGGGGAGTGCGCAACCGCACACTGCTGGGCCGGCTGGCCGCCCTCGGCGCCGGGCGCTGGCGGTTGCGCATCACCGACGAGCTGGGCGTGCCGGCGCAGGCCAAGGAGGCGTACGCGTTCGCCCTGCTCGGCTGGCTCTCCTGGCACGGCCTGCCCGGGGCGATCCCCTCGGTCACCGGCGCCCGCCGGGCGGCCGTGCTGGGCGCCTGGACGCCGGCCGGGCCGCCGCACGGCGCCACCCCGCCCGCGCCGCCGCGGCGGCTGGTCGTCGTGCCCTGA
- a CDS encoding class I SAM-dependent RNA methyltransferase — protein sequence MTGPTGDVPGAGERRGLEEAERVELTVGAVAPGGHCVARVDGQVVFVRHALPGERVVAEITELHKGFARADAVEILEASPDRVEQPCPWAKPGRCGGCDLQHVTPAAQLDWKTAVVREQLLRLGGLTEAEVDALGVAVEALPGGPLGWRSRVRYAVDAAGRAGLLKHRSHEVVPIDWCRIARPAIRELPVLTPSGARWPDAEAVETVASTGGDVSVAAVTDGVATGVSGPQTVREVAAGREWTLPAAGFWQVHPAAADTLVGAVLDLLDPRPGESAWDLYGGAGLFAAALAGRVGPQARITLVESSAPGVAAARENLADLPRVEVVAARVETALARRRITGPVDLVVLDPPRSGAGAPVVRDVVAAGPRAVAYVACDPAAFARDVRTFTGLGWRLAGLRGYDLFPMTQHVECVGLFLPPAG from the coding sequence GTGACCGGCCCGACCGGCGACGTGCCGGGCGCCGGGGAGCGGCGCGGGCTGGAGGAGGCCGAGCGGGTCGAGCTGACCGTCGGCGCGGTCGCCCCCGGCGGGCACTGCGTGGCCCGGGTCGACGGCCAGGTGGTCTTCGTCCGGCACGCGCTGCCCGGCGAGCGGGTGGTGGCCGAGATCACCGAGCTGCACAAGGGCTTCGCCCGCGCCGACGCGGTGGAGATCCTCGAGGCGTCGCCGGACCGGGTCGAGCAGCCCTGCCCGTGGGCGAAACCCGGCCGCTGCGGGGGCTGCGACCTGCAACACGTCACCCCGGCCGCCCAGCTCGACTGGAAGACCGCCGTGGTGCGCGAGCAGCTCCTCCGCCTGGGCGGCCTCACCGAGGCCGAGGTGGACGCGCTCGGGGTGGCCGTCGAGGCGCTGCCCGGCGGGCCGCTCGGCTGGCGCTCCCGGGTCCGGTACGCCGTCGACGCCGCCGGCCGGGCCGGGCTGCTCAAGCACCGCTCGCACGAGGTCGTGCCGATCGACTGGTGCCGGATCGCCCGCCCGGCGATCCGGGAGCTGCCGGTGCTCACCCCGTCCGGCGCGCGCTGGCCGGACGCCGAGGCGGTCGAGACCGTCGCCTCCACCGGCGGGGACGTCAGCGTCGCCGCCGTCACCGATGGGGTGGCCACCGGAGTGAGCGGGCCGCAGACCGTCCGCGAGGTGGCCGCCGGCCGGGAGTGGACGCTGCCCGCCGCCGGTTTCTGGCAGGTGCACCCGGCCGCCGCCGACACCCTCGTCGGGGCGGTGCTCGACCTGCTCGACCCGCGCCCCGGCGAGTCCGCCTGGGACCTGTACGGCGGGGCCGGCCTCTTCGCCGCCGCCCTCGCCGGCCGGGTCGGCCCGCAGGCCCGGATCACCCTCGTCGAGTCCTCCGCGCCGGGGGTCGCCGCCGCCCGGGAGAACCTGGCCGACCTGCCCCGGGTGGAGGTGGTCGCCGCCCGGGTGGAGACCGCGCTGGCCCGCCGCCGGATCACCGGCCCGGTCGACCTGGTGGTGCTCGACCCGCCCCGCTCCGGCGCCGGCGCGCCGGTGGTGCGGGACGTGGTCGCCGCCGGGCCGCGCGCCGTCGCGTACGTGGCGTGCGACCCGGCCGCCTTCGCCCGGGACGTGCGCACCTTCACCGGGCTCGGCTGGCGGCTCGCCGGGCTGCGCGGGTACGACCTGTTCCCGATGACCCAGCACGTCGAATGCGTGGGGTTGTTCCTGCCGCCCGCCGGGTGA
- a CDS encoding APC family permease, whose translation MASPTSLLKRLLVGRPFRSDRLQHTLLPKRIALPVFASDALSSVAYAPDEILLTLSIAGASAYFFSPWIALAVVVVMLTVVASYRQNVHAYPSGGGDYEVATVNLGPRAGLAVGSALMVDYVLTVAVSVSSGVANLGSVVPFVATHKVLIAVIAVALLTAMNLRGLRESGTAFAIPTYGFIIVMVGMILTGLVRYFVLGDDLRAPSADLVIQAEHSVSGFALIFLLLRTFSSGCAALTGVEAISNGVPAFKAPKSRNAATTLLLLGTIAVSMLVGIIWLSRLTGLQFVEDPTRQIISGPDGYVQKTVTTQLGETVFGSGSALLFVVAGMTALILFLAANTAFNGFPVLGSILAQDRYLPRQFHTRGDRLAFSNGIVFLAVFAIVLIVGFQAEVTRLIQLYIVGVFVSFTLSQAGMIRHWNRHLRTERDPEARARMVRSRAINAFGMAMTGTVLIIVLLTKFLLGAWIAIAAMALIYLVMLAIRRHYDRVAAELEPTEIRGVLPARNHAIVLVSKLHQPTLRAIAYARATRPDTLTAVTVNVDEKDTRQLQEEWERRELPVPLTVVDSPYREITRPILNFVASTRRASPRDVVTVFIPEYVVGRWWENLLHNQSALRLKGRLLFEPGVMVTSVPWQLASTASKNLDRLDATLSRTPARGPRVAPRSTLPPVVSAPPGESGPSNGGRP comes from the coding sequence GTGGCCAGTCCCACCTCGCTGCTGAAGCGACTCCTCGTCGGTCGACCGTTCCGGTCCGACCGGCTCCAGCACACCCTCCTCCCCAAGCGCATCGCCCTGCCGGTCTTCGCCTCCGACGCCCTCTCCAGCGTGGCGTACGCGCCCGACGAGATCCTGCTCACGCTGTCGATCGCCGGGGCCTCGGCGTACTTCTTCTCACCGTGGATCGCCCTCGCGGTCGTCGTGGTGATGCTCACCGTGGTCGCCAGCTACCGGCAGAACGTGCACGCCTACCCGTCGGGCGGCGGCGACTACGAGGTGGCCACCGTCAACCTCGGGCCGCGGGCCGGCCTGGCCGTGGGCAGCGCGCTGATGGTCGACTACGTGCTCACCGTCGCGGTGTCGGTCTCCTCCGGGGTGGCGAACCTGGGCTCGGTGGTGCCCTTCGTGGCCACCCACAAGGTGCTCATCGCGGTCATCGCGGTGGCGCTGCTCACCGCGATGAACCTGCGTGGTCTTCGCGAGTCGGGCACCGCCTTCGCGATCCCCACCTACGGCTTCATCATCGTGATGGTCGGGATGATCCTCACCGGGCTGGTGCGGTACTTCGTGCTCGGCGACGACCTGCGCGCGCCGAGCGCCGACCTGGTGATCCAGGCCGAGCACAGCGTGTCCGGGTTCGCGCTGATCTTCCTGCTGCTGCGGACCTTCTCCTCGGGCTGCGCCGCGCTGACCGGTGTGGAGGCGATCTCCAACGGGGTGCCGGCGTTCAAGGCGCCGAAGAGCCGCAACGCGGCGACCACCCTGCTGCTGCTCGGCACGATCGCGGTCAGCATGCTGGTCGGCATCATCTGGCTGTCCCGGCTGACCGGCCTGCAGTTCGTCGAGGATCCGACCCGGCAGATCATCTCCGGCCCCGACGGGTACGTGCAGAAGACGGTCACCACCCAGCTCGGCGAGACGGTCTTCGGTTCCGGTTCGGCGCTGCTCTTCGTCGTGGCCGGGATGACCGCGCTGATCCTCTTCCTGGCTGCCAACACCGCGTTCAACGGCTTCCCGGTGCTCGGCTCGATCCTGGCTCAGGACCGCTACCTGCCCCGACAGTTCCACACCCGGGGCGACCGGCTGGCCTTCTCCAACGGCATCGTCTTCCTGGCCGTCTTCGCGATCGTGCTGATCGTCGGTTTCCAGGCCGAGGTGACCCGCCTGATCCAGCTCTACATCGTCGGGGTGTTCGTCTCGTTCACACTCTCCCAGGCCGGCATGATCCGGCACTGGAACCGGCACCTGCGCACCGAACGGGACCCGGAGGCCCGGGCCCGGATGGTCCGGTCCCGGGCGATCAACGCCTTCGGCATGGCGATGACCGGCACCGTCCTGATCATCGTGCTGCTCACCAAGTTCCTGCTCGGCGCCTGGATCGCGATCGCCGCGATGGCGCTGATCTACCTGGTGATGCTCGCCATCCGCCGGCACTACGACCGGGTCGCCGCCGAGCTGGAGCCGACCGAGATCCGGGGCGTGCTGCCCGCCCGCAACCACGCCATCGTGCTGGTCAGCAAGCTGCACCAGCCGACCCTGCGGGCCATCGCGTACGCCCGGGCCACCCGGCCGGACACGCTCACCGCCGTGACCGTGAACGTCGACGAGAAGGACACCCGGCAGCTCCAGGAAGAGTGGGAGCGGCGCGAGCTGCCCGTCCCGCTCACCGTGGTCGACTCGCCGTACCGGGAGATCACCCGGCCGATCCTCAACTTCGTCGCCTCCACCCGCCGGGCGTCGCCCCGCGACGTGGTCACCGTCTTCATCCCCGAGTACGTCGTCGGCCGCTGGTGGGAGAACCTGCTGCACAACCAGAGCGCGCTGCGCCTCAAGGGGCGGCTGCTCTTCGAGCCGGGGGTGATGGTGACCAGCGTGCCCTGGCAGCTCGCCTCGACCGCCAGCAAGAACCTGGACCGCCTCGACGCCACGCTGAGCCGGACCCCGGCGCGCGGGCCGCGGGTGGCCCCGCGCAGCACCCTGCCGCCGGTCGTCTCCGCCCCGCCGGGCGAGAGCGGCCCGTCGAACGGGGGCCGGCCGTGA
- a CDS encoding potassium channel family protein, whose amino-acid sequence MHVVIMGCGRVGSTLAHSLESRGHSVAVIDQDADAFRRLGPDFAGITVTGAGFDGEVLRQAGIERADAFAAVSSGDNSNIISARLARETFGVSRVAARIYDQRRAQVYERLGIPTVATVRWTADRMLRHLVPEGNIEIFRDPTSTVSIIEVPVHKEWVGRPLHQLEDAAGARVAYLIRFGIGTLPTASTVVQEGDQLYVLVTDDIAASVTAVAAAPPEGGL is encoded by the coding sequence GTGCATGTCGTGATCATGGGCTGTGGCCGGGTCGGCTCGACCCTCGCCCACAGCCTGGAGTCCCGGGGTCACTCGGTGGCGGTGATCGACCAGGACGCCGACGCGTTCCGCCGCCTCGGGCCCGACTTCGCCGGCATCACCGTCACCGGCGCCGGCTTCGACGGCGAGGTGCTGCGCCAGGCCGGCATCGAGCGCGCGGACGCCTTCGCCGCCGTCTCCAGCGGCGACAACTCCAACATCATCTCGGCCCGGCTGGCCCGCGAGACGTTCGGCGTCTCCCGGGTCGCCGCCCGCATCTACGACCAGCGCCGGGCGCAGGTCTACGAGCGGCTCGGCATCCCCACCGTGGCCACCGTCCGGTGGACGGCCGACCGGATGCTGCGGCACCTGGTCCCCGAGGGCAACATCGAGATCTTCCGCGACCCCACCAGCACCGTCTCGATCATCGAGGTGCCGGTGCACAAGGAGTGGGTCGGGCGGCCGCTGCACCAGTTGGAGGACGCGGCCGGGGCGCGGGTGGCGTACCTGATCCGCTTCGGCATCGGCACGCTGCCCACCGCCTCCACCGTCGTGCAGGAGGGTGACCAGCTCTACGTGCTGGTCACCGACGACATCGCCGCCTCGGTCACCGCGGTGGCCGCGGCGCCGCCCGAAGGAGGGCTCTGA
- a CDS encoding potassium channel family protein, whose amino-acid sequence MRIAIAGAGNVGRSIAQELIDNGHQVMLIERQPRMLRPDRVPAADWVLADACELASLEEANVAGCDVVVAATGDDKVNLVVSLLAKTEFAVPRVVARVNRAENEWLFTEQWGVDVAVSKPRVMAALVEEAVTVGDLVRLMTFRQGEANLVEITLPPTAPYVGQPIHAVPIPRDAALVAILRGKRVLVPSPDDPIEAGDELIFVCTAEVEDEVRAVILGPDSVERTRGNG is encoded by the coding sequence ATGCGGATCGCCATCGCCGGCGCCGGCAACGTCGGCCGGTCGATCGCCCAGGAGCTGATCGACAACGGCCACCAGGTGATGCTGATCGAGCGCCAGCCCCGGATGCTGCGCCCGGACCGGGTGCCGGCCGCCGACTGGGTGCTGGCCGACGCGTGCGAGCTGGCCAGCCTGGAGGAGGCCAACGTCGCCGGCTGCGACGTGGTCGTCGCGGCGACCGGTGACGACAAGGTCAACCTGGTGGTGTCGCTGCTGGCCAAGACCGAGTTCGCGGTGCCCCGGGTGGTCGCCCGGGTCAACCGGGCCGAGAACGAGTGGCTCTTCACCGAGCAGTGGGGCGTCGACGTGGCGGTCAGCAAGCCGCGGGTGATGGCCGCGCTGGTCGAGGAGGCGGTCACCGTCGGCGACCTGGTCCGGCTGATGACCTTCCGGCAGGGCGAGGCGAACCTGGTCGAGATCACCCTGCCGCCGACCGCGCCCTACGTCGGCCAGCCGATCCACGCGGTGCCGATCCCCCGGGACGCCGCGCTGGTGGCGATCCTGCGCGGCAAGCGGGTGCTGGTGCCCAGCCCGGACGACCCGATAGAGGCCGGCGACGAGCTGATCTTCGTCTGCACCGCCGAGGTGGAGGACGAGGTCCGCGCGGTGATCCTCGGCCCCGACAGCGTCGAGCGGACCCGCGGCAACGGCTGA
- a CDS encoding DUF3159 domain-containing protein encodes MTTGQHPAAAPQTPPEDDGQLPSLAEQMADQLGGWRGMVESSIPVVVFVLANVVGDLRPAVIASVGVAVLIAVARLAQRRPVRHAVNGLVGIAVGAFIAWRTGDERDFYLPGILYGIAYGVALLISAAIRQPLVGWIWSVLVAKGRSEWRDDPRLVRTFTQLTVLWGVVWLAKVGVQAGLYLAHQDAALGVARLALGYPPYALLLLITVWAVRRVTRQGAPQPLPGA; translated from the coding sequence GTGACGACGGGACAGCATCCGGCCGCCGCGCCGCAGACGCCCCCGGAGGACGACGGGCAGCTGCCCAGCCTGGCCGAGCAGATGGCCGACCAGCTCGGCGGCTGGCGGGGGATGGTCGAGTCCAGCATCCCCGTGGTGGTCTTCGTGCTCGCCAACGTCGTGGGTGACCTGCGGCCGGCCGTGATCGCCTCGGTCGGCGTGGCGGTGCTGATCGCCGTCGCGCGGCTGGCCCAGCGGCGGCCGGTCCGGCACGCGGTCAACGGGCTCGTCGGCATCGCCGTCGGCGCGTTCATCGCCTGGCGCACCGGCGACGAGCGGGACTTCTACCTCCCCGGGATCCTCTACGGCATCGCCTACGGGGTGGCCCTGCTGATCTCGGCGGCGATCCGCCAGCCGCTGGTCGGCTGGATCTGGTCGGTGCTGGTCGCCAAGGGGCGCTCCGAGTGGCGCGACGATCCCCGGCTGGTGCGCACCTTCACCCAGCTCACCGTGCTCTGGGGTGTGGTCTGGCTGGCCAAGGTGGGCGTGCAGGCCGGGCTCTACCTGGCCCACCAGGACGCCGCGCTGGGCGTGGCCCGGCTGGCGCTGGGCTACCCGCCGTACGCGCTGCTGCTGCTGATCACCGTCTGGGCGGTGCGCCGGGTGACCCGGCAGGGCGCGCCGCAGCCGCTGCCCGGCGCCTGA
- a CDS encoding OB-fold nucleic acid binding domain-containing protein: MTTDEGRVSLRRILRRLTASEAEIEAQELQRESAECGGVPARQCMRGQVVSVTGRLRTVVYTPRTNLPTLEADLYDGSDVVTLVWLGRRHIAGIEPGRHLTARGRVAVRDDRKVIYNPYYELESPK, from the coding sequence ATGACGACCGACGAGGGCCGGGTGTCGCTGCGGCGCATCCTGCGGCGGCTCACCGCGAGCGAGGCCGAGATCGAGGCGCAGGAGCTGCAACGGGAGAGTGCCGAGTGCGGCGGGGTGCCGGCCCGGCAGTGCATGCGCGGCCAGGTGGTCTCGGTCACCGGCCGGCTCCGCACCGTGGTCTACACCCCGCGGACCAACCTGCCCACCCTGGAGGCGGACCTCTACGACGGCAGCGACGTGGTGACCCTGGTCTGGCTGGGCCGGCGGCACATCGCCGGCATCGAGCCGGGGCGGCACCTCACCGCCCGGGGTCGGGTGGCCGTCCGGGACGACCGCAAGGTCATCTACAACCCGTACTACGAGCTGGAGTCGCCGAAGTGA
- a CDS encoding DUF3710 domain-containing protein has translation MIFSRKRADGGRGARDERAAEVLDSYDAEPTGPSRGPYDSSEAPDGVQRLDLGSLHIPAVPGVEVRVQADPQGVIQQVVLVHGENALQLGVFAAPRSEGIWDEVREEIRQSLFADGAAGQEVEGEYGTELHARVRTPDGLTDLRFVGIDGPRWMVRGVYQGAAATNPAAAGPLAECLDGLVVDRGQEAKPVREPLPLRLPREVAEQAEGGEGGEGGAPAPAPREA, from the coding sequence GTGATCTTCAGCCGGAAGCGGGCCGACGGCGGGCGGGGTGCCCGTGACGAGCGGGCCGCCGAGGTCCTCGACTCGTACGACGCCGAGCCGACGGGTCCGTCGCGCGGCCCGTACGACAGCTCGGAGGCGCCGGACGGCGTGCAGCGGCTCGACCTGGGCAGCCTGCACATCCCGGCGGTGCCCGGCGTCGAGGTGCGCGTGCAGGCCGACCCGCAGGGCGTGATCCAGCAGGTCGTGCTGGTGCACGGGGAGAACGCCCTCCAGCTCGGCGTCTTCGCCGCGCCCCGGTCCGAGGGAATCTGGGACGAGGTGCGCGAGGAGATCCGCCAGTCCCTCTTCGCCGACGGCGCCGCCGGCCAGGAGGTCGAGGGCGAGTACGGCACCGAGCTGCACGCCCGGGTACGCACCCCGGACGGCCTGACCGACCTGCGCTTCGTCGGCATCGACGGGCCGCGCTGGATGGTCCGCGGTGTCTACCAGGGCGCCGCCGCCACCAACCCGGCCGCGGCCGGGCCGCTGGCCGAGTGCCTGGACGGCCTGGTCGTCGACCGGGGGCAGGAGGCGAAGCCGGTCCGCGAGCCGCTGCCGCTGCGGCTGCCCCGCGAGGTCGCCGAGCAGGCCGAGGGGGGCGAGGGCGGCGAGGGTGGCGCTCCGGCACCCGCCCCGCGCGAGGCCTGA
- the dut gene encoding dUTP diphosphatase — protein MAGPPPELDGRGSTVTHVVPVPVRQLDPELPLPAYAHPGDAGADLVAAADVELPPGGRALVPTGVALALPEGYVGLVHPRSGLAARLGVTVLNAPGTVDAGYRGEILVNLINHDRDRPAKISRGDRIAQLVVQRVERADFQPVAELPGSRRGAGGHGSTGGHAGLVPPPSTGRREDPDRAGGQTEEVAG, from the coding sequence ATGGCAGGGCCACCCCCAGAACTCGACGGAAGAGGGAGCACCGTGACCCACGTCGTACCCGTGCCCGTGCGGCAGCTCGACCCGGAGCTGCCGCTGCCCGCGTACGCCCATCCCGGTGACGCCGGCGCCGACCTGGTGGCCGCCGCGGACGTCGAGCTGCCTCCCGGCGGCCGGGCTCTGGTCCCGACCGGGGTGGCGCTGGCGCTGCCGGAGGGGTACGTCGGCCTGGTGCACCCGCGCTCCGGCCTGGCCGCCAGGCTCGGCGTGACGGTGCTCAACGCGCCCGGTACGGTCGACGCCGGCTACCGGGGTGAGATCCTGGTCAACCTGATCAACCATGATCGGGACAGGCCGGCGAAGATCTCCCGTGGCGATCGCATCGCGCAGCTCGTTGTCCAGCGGGTGGAGCGGGCGGATTTCCAGCCGGTGGCCGAGCTGCCCGGGTCACGGCGCGGGGCCGGTGGACACGGCTCGACTGGCGGACACGCCGGTCTGGTGCCGCCGCCCTCGACCGGCCGACGGGAAGATCCCGACCGGGCGGGCGGACAGACGGAAGAGGTGGCAGGGTGA
- a CDS encoding DUF3093 domain-containing protein, whose amino-acid sequence MSPSPSSPAPRTAAAAEHSERLSLPWWLWVAGLALSGLLAAELWMGAPGVRAWLPFVVLPPATAVALWWLGRVRVAVRDGELFVDDAHLPVRYVADVVPLDAAGRREVLGVGADPLAFVVQRPWIGGAVQVVLDDPADPTPFWVVSTRHPVELARAVMAARDPA is encoded by the coding sequence GTGTCGCCTTCCCCGTCCTCGCCGGCCCCGCGCACCGCGGCGGCCGCGGAGCACTCCGAACGGCTGAGTCTGCCCTGGTGGCTCTGGGTGGCCGGGCTGGCCCTGTCCGGGCTACTGGCCGCCGAGCTGTGGATGGGCGCCCCCGGGGTGCGGGCCTGGCTGCCCTTCGTGGTCCTCCCGCCGGCGACGGCGGTCGCGCTGTGGTGGCTGGGCCGGGTCCGGGTGGCGGTGCGCGACGGCGAGCTGTTCGTGGACGACGCCCACCTGCCGGTGCGGTACGTGGCGGACGTGGTCCCGTTGGACGCCGCCGGGCGCCGCGAGGTCCTCGGCGTGGGCGCGGATCCGCTGGCCTTCGTGGTGCAGCGGCCCTGGATCGGCGGCGCGGTGCAGGTGGTGCTGGACGACCCCGCCGACCCGACCCCGTTCTGGGTGGTCAGCACCCGTCATCCGGTCGAGCTGGCCCGCGCGGTCATGGCCGCTCGCGACCCGGCCTGA
- a CDS encoding DUF4193 domain-containing protein, with protein MATDYDAPRRDEVDLGEDSLEELKARRVDSQSGAVDVDEAEVAESFELPGADLADEELTVKVLPMQQDEFRCGRCFLVHHRSQLAVERNGELICRECV; from the coding sequence ATGGCCACCGACTACGACGCCCCGCGTCGCGACGAGGTCGACCTCGGCGAGGACAGCCTGGAAGAGCTCAAGGCCCGGCGGGTCGACTCACAGTCGGGCGCCGTGGACGTCGACGAGGCCGAGGTGGCCGAGAGCTTCGAGCTGCCCGGCGCCGACCTGGCCGACGAGGAGCTGACCGTCAAGGTCCTGCCGATGCAGCAGGACGAGTTCCGTTGCGGCCGCTGCTTCCTGGTCCACCACCGGAGCCAGCTGGCGGTGGAGCGCAACGGCGAGTTGATCTGCCGCGAGTGCGTCTGA
- a CDS encoding LytR C-terminal domain-containing protein, giving the protein MRALVVVGLLAVVALVFVVVAMVRDTQGKAGAAGGCPEGWPLADITLREPKDVKINVFNATDQIGLAGNIADDFRNRKFQVKKTATAPKGVDEVAVLRYGPKGVGSAHLLRAYFLNNAEPVYDAKRKDDIVDVVLGNGFQQLATTTEVNQSLGDLGAPEAPAGSCPMPIEK; this is encoded by the coding sequence GTGCGAGCACTCGTTGTCGTCGGTCTGCTGGCGGTGGTCGCCCTGGTCTTCGTCGTCGTCGCCATGGTGCGGGACACGCAGGGCAAGGCGGGCGCGGCCGGGGGCTGCCCCGAGGGCTGGCCGCTCGCCGACATCACCCTGCGCGAGCCGAAGGACGTGAAGATCAACGTCTTCAACGCCACCGACCAGATCGGCCTGGCCGGCAACATCGCCGACGACTTCCGCAACCGGAAGTTCCAGGTGAAGAAGACGGCCACCGCGCCGAAGGGCGTCGACGAGGTGGCGGTGCTGCGCTATGGCCCCAAGGGCGTCGGCTCCGCGCACCTGCTGCGGGCCTACTTCCTGAACAACGCCGAGCCCGTGTACGACGCCAAGCGCAAGGACGACATTGTCGACGTCGTGCTCGGCAACGGCTTTCAGCAGCTGGCCACCACCACCGAGGTGAACCAGTCCCTGGGCGACCTGGGCGCGCCCGAGGCGCCGGCCGGCTCCTGCCCGATGCCGATCGAGAAGTGA
- a CDS encoding inositol monophosphatase family protein, protein MTRSAPEPAELLAIAIDVARQAAATAHRMRAEGVSVAATKSTVTDVVTAADRAVERQVLDALHRVRPDDAVLGEEYGAGAADGAASGVRWIVDPIDGTVNYLYGLPYCAVSLAAEVDGEVVAGVVRNVFTGEEWTATAGGGAWRDGQRLSCSIEVDLGQALVATGFGYDPARRSHQARVIAELIPHVRDIRRLGAAALDLCLAAEGRVDAYYEKGLAAWDQAAGGLVAAEAGLRVAGLGGRPAGPDLVIAAPPALFAPLHDRLADLDASGGP, encoded by the coding sequence ATGACTCGTTCGGCGCCGGAACCGGCCGAACTGCTCGCGATCGCGATCGATGTCGCCCGGCAGGCCGCGGCCACCGCGCACCGGATGCGCGCCGAGGGGGTGTCGGTCGCCGCCACCAAGAGCACCGTCACGGACGTGGTCACCGCCGCGGACCGCGCCGTCGAGCGCCAGGTCCTCGACGCGCTGCACCGGGTACGCCCCGACGACGCCGTCCTCGGCGAGGAGTACGGGGCCGGCGCGGCCGACGGTGCGGCCAGCGGCGTGCGCTGGATCGTCGACCCGATCGACGGCACGGTGAACTACCTCTACGGGTTGCCGTACTGCGCGGTGTCGCTGGCCGCCGAGGTCGACGGCGAGGTGGTCGCCGGGGTGGTGCGCAACGTGTTCACCGGCGAGGAGTGGACCGCCACCGCGGGCGGCGGGGCCTGGCGCGACGGGCAGCGGCTGAGCTGCTCGATCGAGGTCGACCTGGGCCAGGCGCTGGTCGCCACCGGATTCGGCTACGACCCGGCGCGCCGTTCGCACCAGGCCCGGGTGATCGCCGAGCTGATCCCGCACGTCCGCGACATCCGCCGGCTCGGCGCCGCCGCGCTGGACCTCTGCCTGGCCGCCGAGGGGCGGGTGGACGCCTACTACGAGAAGGGGCTGGCCGCCTGGGACCAGGCGGCCGGCGGCCTGGTGGCCGCCGAGGCGGGACTGCGGGTCGCCGGGCTGGGTGGCCGGCCGGCCGGCCCGGACCTGGTGATCGCCGCGCCGCCGGCGCTCTTCGCGCCGCTGCACGACCGGCTCGCCGACCTCGACGCCTCCGGCGGCCCCTGA